The following nucleotide sequence is from uncultured Methanobrevibacter sp..
CTCTGTAGGTTATAGAGTTAACTCTAAAGAAGCTACACACTTCAGAATATGGGCAACTCATGTTTTAAAGGAATTCATGATTAAAGGATTTGTTTTAGATGATGAACTTCTAAAAAATGGCTCTCGTTTTGGTAAGGATTACTTTGATGAGCTTATTGAAAGAATTCGGGAAATAAGATCATCAGAGAGGAGAGTGTATGAAAAGATTACAGATTTGTTTGCAACCTCCTATGATTATAATCCTCAAGCGGAAATAACAATCAAATTCTTTAAATGTGTACAATCAAAGCTACATTATGCAGTTTCAGGTTTGACTCCACCTGAATTAATTAAGCAACGTGCAGACAGTGGTAAGGAAAATATGGGTTTGACTACATGGAAGGATGCTCCAGATGGTAAGATTATGTTTAGTGATACAAAGGTTGCTAAAAATTACTTGTCTGAAGAAGAAATTTCTGAACTAAACCGAATTGTAAATATGTATTTGGATTATGCTGAAAATCAGGCATATAGACATAAGCCAATGTCCATGAAAGATTGGGCCACTCGTCTGGATAAATTCCTTGAATTCAATGAGTATCAGGTCCTGGATCATAAGGGAAGTATTTCCAGAAAGGCCGTTGATGAATTTGTTAAGGAGGAATTTGCAAAATTCAAACCTGTTCAGGATAGGGCATACAAATCTGATTATAATTTGTTTGATGAGCAAACCCGAAAACTGTTGAAAGAAAACTGAAGTGTAAATTTTCACTTCATTTTAATCAATATTTTAATTGATTAAATCAAAAGTTTTTCATTAATGCCAACATAAAAATACTCGTATTTTTCATTAAATTGATTGGGTTTTACAAATTTTATGTTTTCTCATGACTAATCTCGTAGCCATTCAAGATGAATCTTAAAATATAGATTAAGATATGATAATGAAGGATAGTATCCCAATTCTTACCAACTCACTAATTCAGATTTGTTTCAGGTTTTCATAGAAATTTTCAATATAATAATATTTATTCTTGAAAAATCTAAATATATAACTATAATAAGGGGAATTATTATGAAATCAAATTTTTTCATTGCTTTTATCTTAAAAATGCGAGAATACCTCGACTTCTGTAAGTCGAGGATGAATCGCAAATTGGGTGTACTTTTGTTAACTATCTGATTTAAATAGTTATTTTTTTTAAATAATCTTATTTTATAATAACTGATGTGTATTAATTTTCAGTATAAACTTTTGTGATTGTTTTTATTAGTATAATTATTTTTTTTATATGGAATTTTTTTTTGATTATCATTTGCTCTCTTACTGTTTCTTTATATATGTATGATGTTGTTAATTTAATATTAGTGAGTCTTTAATTTGTGTATGTTTGAGAT
It contains:
- a CDS encoding virulence RhuM family protein, encoding MDNEYQIQNTLLYIGEQGEVSINVIIDHERETFWATQKTMAELFNVDRSVITKHLRNIFDVGELDKNSTCAKIAHVQNEGNRQVKRNQSFYNLDAIISVGYRVNSKEATHFRIWATHVLKEFMIKGFVLDDELLKNGSRFGKDYFDELIERIREIRSSERRVYEKITDLFATSYDYNPQAEITIKFFKCVQSKLHYAVSGLTPPELIKQRADSGKENMGLTTWKDAPDGKIMFSDTKVAKNYLSEEEISELNRIVNMYLDYAENQAYRHKPMSMKDWATRLDKFLEFNEYQVLDHKGSISRKAVDEFVKEEFAKFKPVQDRAYKSDYNLFDEQTRKLLKEN